A window of Leptotrichia wadei contains these coding sequences:
- a CDS encoding DUF2335 domain-containing protein: MVKRNKKQIAKAPKNHKTETQIQSVSIRSAPIPTYQELQGYENIEKGLASRIVAMAERQQKNRQKIEMQESQTFQRNQEKLVNGAIVSKILGQIIGGIAVLSAIIGSIYLLSIGKSLEGYASMIGAIGMLAVSLGLRNKDKGNKEKE; encoded by the coding sequence ATGGTGAAAAGAAATAAAAAGCAAATAGCAAAAGCCCCTAAAAATCACAAAACAGAAACACAGATCCAAAGTGTCTCTATACGTTCAGCACCAATACCAACTTATCAGGAATTACAAGGGTATGAAAATATTGAAAAGGGGTTAGCCAGCAGGATTGTGGCAATGGCAGAACGGCAACAGAAAAACAGGCAAAAGATAGAAATGCAGGAATCGCAAACGTTTCAAAGAAATCAAGAAAAACTTGTAAATGGTGCAATAGTTTCAAAAATCCTAGGGCAGATAATTGGCGGTATTGCAGTTTTATCGGCTATAATTGGCAGTATATATCTTTTAAGCATAGGCAAAAGCCTTGAGGGTTATGCCTCTATGATTGGGGCTATTGGAATGTTAGCCGTTTCATTAGGGTTAAGAAATAAAGACAAAGGCAATAAAGAAAAAGAATAA